One Glycine max cultivar Williams 82 chromosome 8, Glycine_max_v4.0, whole genome shotgun sequence genomic window, aataaatacattttacaaaaacttaaacaaaaaaaaataacaagaacaaaaatgaaaaaaacactaaattacaTAGACAAATAAAgtatttaaaccttttaaaaTAACTTCCTCCTATGTGACCCCTCCCTCTCCATGGGAGGCTTCCTTTCCACTCTAGGTAGTAAACtaagattcaatttttttttgctatatgaGGTATTTATATTTAGTATCTAACAATTTCTCGAacataattttctaaaaaaaattcttgtgaaGAACCTTGTATTAAGTTTATAAAacttaaacttaattatttataaaattttgtaaaaaataaacaagtttaTAAAGTTAAGCTTAATCTTATTTACATGATAAAGAGTTTGATTAAATATGAGTTTAGttagataatataattttactctATGTCTAATaagatttatataaaaattattcaataataaaaaatatttaaaaatatatattaaagattaTCTTATCAACGTTCTCTTGCAATTAAATGTTCAGAAAAATCTACTAGGATTGACCCAGTTGTAGGATTTGCCTGGTCTAATGCGACTTCTTCATTCGCAACTAACATGTGAATTATACAGTTACTGTGCTTCTTACCAATTTGAATGAAAAATTGGGGATATAATATGGATACTTATTATAGGAAAAGTATATGTGACTTCTTGAAAGATTGATTGCACGCTTTAGAGTTAGTTTGTCTAAGAGTTGTGAAATATTATTGAACAGAATCCAAGAAAGGGTTGTTTCCCACTTCTAGCTTGGTAGTATAGGGTGAGATTGGAGGAATTAGTGCTGCCATCTGCATGAGCTTCATCAATTACCATTGAGCTTAGTGAAGTTATCTTCCTATGGACCTAGGACACAATAATTATTCATGATTCACAAGGACTGCTGTTTTAGGAATTAGGACAACGGATAAGATTATGATTGAAGGGAGCGATTTAGACGTAGCGGGTTTATATGGCAATTGGCAAGAAGGGATGGAACTAAATTTGTACATCTTTGATTGAATAACTATAATGGGTATGCTTGACTTGTCATTTTTAATTTGGGAGATGACGTTCCATATTGCTAGTTGAGTTGAAACATTGATAGATATACATATAACTTCCTTGCTTCATTTTAGTTGGTGTGTTGAAAGGCAAGGTTTTAGGAATAATGGATGATTGAACAAGATACGAACTAATGAGGCTGGTAAATACAGTTCTATTTGTCTTAATGCATAAATACCTGCTACAAGCTGTGAAAATTCTGATCTGGCTTTGACTATGGGGGATTTTTTTACCCATCTCCTTAAAAATGGTAGTTGTTTATTACATCTTTCCTTATAGGTATCATAGTAGAgggaaatttattataatttgtggCAATAAGTCCAAGCAttggaaaaaagaaattaacacaGTTACTGAAATGATGCTCTTCTTTGGTCTTCCGCTAAAATGTCTCCCTCATCGGACTTGTTTTCTGTTACAGGTGTACTAGCCAAAACACTACAAATATAGGAGGAAGGGTGACCCTGAGTTTGTGCTAGATTTTGAAGAGATTTATGTTATCGATTCCAAAACCAAGTCAATTACCAGAGCCAAAGTTTTGgtaaaaaattgtttgttaaTTCTCAGTCTAGTTGCTTTTGGAATATTTTCTGCTGTCTGTTGCAACTATTTGTCTTCCAAAGTCATTTTTCTCAGCCTTGAATTTAGATTACCTTTATTGTTTAACTGTTTAACAATTTCTTTGTTAATGCTAGACATGGATTGTATTCATGGAAGTGCACCTTTGCTCAAACTTAATGTTCTTGCATATAGCTCTAGAATCTTAGTTAAAATCCTGTAAAATGCCATCACATGatgtttacaaaaaattaaaactctGGTTTAATTTATTGGATTCATGCCAAGTCCTtcaacttcattccttttacTAGTTTCTTCTTCTATTAAGTTGGAGTTAAATTATTACCAGAAAAATCTCTATCACTGACTTAActttaattgttgatttttttataggcttaaatataattttttggttcctataatttactgtttttctcactttgatatttgtaattttttttttagttttagtcttgaaaaatgtgtttatgtttttttccccttaaattgctttaaataattttttgcacagtgcaaaacatttttttactgttctaaatgttatttaaaatattttaaggacacaaaataaaacaaacatattttataaagattaaaaaaattacaataataaaaataaaaaaataaattacaaggacgaaagatatatttaagtctttttttataattcattttttcaaatattaaaacaaaataaaaattataaattaaataaaaacttttctcttgttttggtgtttggaaaagtaatttataaaaatataaaaatcaataaacagttgagtttttttttttactaagaaTTGATACCTTACACCTTCtattaagtaattttattttagttaacgCACTGTTTATTTACCTAAAATCTtagtaatttattgattttttatatttttataaattcatgTTTCGTAGCTTAAAGTGGATTAAATGAAGTATCCTttgtaagaaataattttatttcagtaATCGAGTCAAAtgtttctcttcattttttaagTGTGATTCATAATAACACAAGAAAACAATATTGCACACCAATTCCaccatatttttattctaataccTTGTTATCTCATATGATCTCACTAATTAGTCCTTAATATTACACccactaattaatttaattcttaaaattataaaaaaattattgtataacCTAAAGCTACGAAGTTTGTATTATTTTATCCTTGAAACTACaacaataaagataaaaatgatttacatttagtaatttcaaagaataaaataacatttttgtaatttcataaactaaattaattgatattcgAATTTTTAGAGACTAATTTAGTGAACATATTACTAAAggagtgtttttttattaagaaaagagGAATTCATTACATAAAAAACctctacatttttttaaattttaatctatttaaagTGGCTCAACTACTTCTATTTAAAGTGGCTCAATTATATAAAGTAacttatgttttaatatttttaaaaattatttgaacgtataacattatttataaataattgcaataaaaaagaaaaatattacgtttgaggaagacataactaaacaaaattttacGAATATTATCCTTAAAATGATATTTAGTTAATATAAGTTGAAAGCCAAATACTAGAGTAGTATTTTCTGATCCACCTCTTGCGACTGGTATGATTGAAATATAGACATAGATTAGATTATAGATTTATCtccaaataaaatgataaacctTAAAAAGGCATTGAGATTGACATGAGGGAGTTACACATTCAATGGATTGAGACAATCTGGCATCAACAAGGCAAGTTCTATACAAAGcccaacatatttttttctcccAATTTTATGTTGTCCACATCGCCCTCtctcctaatttttttaaatccctCTTTCTATATTCGTGCTGAGCAAAACTCaaaagctatatatatatatatatatatatatatatatgaatctgTATTTTTGGACTTTTTCTAATTTCTGTAGTTATTATTAAAACGAGCGTGGCAAAGTATATTATATATGCCCATACATACCCTATTTTTTAGCACCGTTTCTCTCTCCCATTTCctcttctctctcctctctcttcgtctttctctttctctctctttcagaTTTCTGTCTCTCTCATCTTTCTCTCTCCGGAAGGGCAAACCCTAAAGACCGTTTGCACCCACCAAGTAAGTTTTCTCTCTCCTATctcttatctctctctctctttgcgctttctctttctctctccccttctctccctctctttccttaaaaatttgaaattgatggGGTCCTTCTTCTACCGCTGAGCCTCAATATAAATCATTTGTGCTgtgaatttgtttttcttcgCCATTGCGAGCGAGATCTAGTCCCAAATTTCGGAACCCTAAAATGGGAATTGGGGATATGCACGTCTTTTGTGTGTGCTGTAATTGGTTTGTGTGGAAATGTAGGGATCGTAGTGGCGTTCAGATCGTGGGGTTTTCGTTTTGCGGCGATTAGATCGAGTAAGTTCCGATCTTTTTTACTCGGGAACGGTGAATCTGGACTTGTTTGAGCCTGATTTGAGAATTTGGGTTTGGTAATCTCagacattttcaatttttttgttgaatttgtgaTTTTGGGTTGTTGTTATTTTCTCAATTTACAATTAAGCTGCATGCTGTATTGTCAATCTGGAATCTAATTTCCTTTTTGAAGTGATTGTTTGTGTTTTATTAGTTCATTGTATATGCTGCCTTGTTtgtttaagattattttaatgatGGACATtgagagaagaggaagaagatgcaAAGGGCATGTTTTGAAACTTTATGAtcctttgtttttgtgttgtgtgTAGTTGTCATGGATGATGATGTGTTGAACATGCCCAATTGGGGTTATTACGAACCCTTCAGAGGGGGACATCTTGGCCTTCAGCTCATGCCTGGTATGACTGAACGGGACACAAAGCCATTTTTGCCTGGTCGGGATCCTGCTATGTTAATGGGTGCTAATGGAACTTTTCACCCTCGAGATTGCGTTGTTTCCGAGGCACCAATGCCATTGAACTATGTCAGAGATAGTTGGATAAACCAGAGAGATAGGTTTTTTCATATGCAGCAGCCCACAAATCCTAATTATGCTGTTCTTCCGGAGACATCAGGAGCTCCTAACTTGAAAATTATACAGCCACCCGATACGTCAAGAGATGAGAAAGTGGATAGAGTTGAAGAGGTCGTTGTCAAAAAGGAACTGGGCAAGTCGAAGAAAAGGCACACTAAGGGTGCTCTGTCGACTCCAAAAGCTAAGAAACCTAGGAAGCCGAAGGATAATAGCAATGTTCCAGTTCAACGTGCGAAGCCACCGAAGAAGACTATGGAGCTTGTAATTAACGGAATTGATATGGACATTTCTGACCTACCAATTCCAGTTTGTTCGTGTACTGGGGCTCCTCAGCAGTGTTATCGATGGGGTTGCGGAGGTTGGCAATCGGCTTGTTGCACCACAAATGTGTCAATATATCCTTTGCCAATGAGCATGAAAAGGCGTGGTGCAAGGATAGCTGGGCGGAAAATGAGCCAAGGTGCTTTTAAAAAGGTTTTAGAGAAACTTGCAGCTGAAGGTTATAACTTTGCTAACCCTATTGATCTGAAGACTCATTGGGCCAGACATGGCACCAACAAGTTTGTCACTATCAGGTAGATAGGTGCTCTGCTGAGACACATGACATTTGGTCTGTTTCACCTGTATATACACCTGTGTGATCTTTCACACAGATGTTGAGTTATTTGTTATCCAAGATTTTTCTGTCGTGGTACTTCTACCTAAAATTTGGATATTCCggttcttttgttctttttccctCTTCGGCTTTTATGTGATAAGGGACAACCATGTTATATGGCATCAACATTTTATGTAGATGAGTTATAACTAGACAGACTAGCTTTGGATAATTCTCcttcacattttaatttaaacttgtCAAGATTTTTCGATGCTATGATTTTTTATGGATCAATTTTTCATCATTCCTTTGGCTTATTGGTTTTTTAATTACACATTTGTTTCTTTGACTTTGCCCATCAGTTTTTTTAGTTGTGTATGGTTCATTAACAATCCTATAAGTGGATGCGACTTGAAGTGTGCTTCATTAGGCGTGCATAATCTTTCAGTTGCAGTTCTTGTAGACCTTGGTTTTACCTAAGCCTGACAAGTCCTTCCCATGTTTTAGAGGTTGCATGATGGTGGTAAGAGCCTATTCCTCTATTATAGTCACAACCTCTATGATATCAATGAGATTAAAACCTGGGACTTGTAGGATAGGGATTATTGCCAAACCATTGTATACATGTGGGTTAATTCAGTGGTGTTCTCCATTGAATTAGTCATGTATTCTGTTTCTTCATGATTCTATACCATTTTACGGCCTTCATATTTATCTATTTCTCAGTCCTGTTTTGATCAGTCTAGAGGCATAATGGgaaataattgaattaagaGCTTGTTCCCTAAAATCTGCTTGAGCTATATCATTTGTACCGGAAgctgaaatttttttcaaatttattttctccCCATAACACAATTGGAAGGCAAGAATCATGTCTGAGATGCCTTGTGATTCTGCAGTCCAGCAAATTTTCTATaccttaaattttaaagtataacAATGAGTTGAATAAATGGAGACAAGTGGCATGATTAGATACCCGCGATCTTTTTACTCTGTATAGAATGCCAATTGCCCCTTATTTTAGTTAGCTCATGTGAGGCAGTAGTGGCATTAAGTCAGCTAATACCAATTCAAAATTCGGAAGTTGGTCTTCTTAGGTTGCCATTTTAAATAGCTATCTTTCATAGAGAAATACTAATAACGTGTTGGTAAATAGTTGGCAATGTTGGCCAAAAGTATAGACTCATTCTGTAAATAGGAAAGCTTTCGGCTACATTTATGCCCTGTTTGTAGGGAGGAGAGGAATAGGGTAGATGGAAATAAAGGATTAGTGAAAATGGATGAGAAATAATGTAGAAATTAAAGGTATTTGGTTAAAAAAGAATAGAGAATAAATGAGTGAAAATAGGTgacaaatagtaattttatcgATTTGTGCCAAACAAGTTAATAGAAATGATGGAAAAGGTTTTTGACccgaaaaattaaaaatgtaattgaaATAGAGGAGTTGAAAGAAGATTATGATGCCTAACAAAACAAATGGTAGGATAAGCCCAGTTTTTTTTAGAGGGAGAGGCTTTTTTAGTAGTTTAAATTAAGAGTCAGTTATCTAGTGGCTAATAAAGAGCAGTAATTTTTTTGAgtgggaaataaaaaaagagagcagTAATTTAAGAGTTaataatcttatatttcttTCGCTCTTCCCATCATAATTGAATgtcttaaaacatttttaaacgATTTATCATTTCAAGCAACTGTATTCAGATTTTGTTCTTTGACATTTCATTGTTAGACTCACCTTTTATCCTTTTAAGAGCGTTTACACGTGATTGTTCGTTCGGTGTTAGCTCGAGATTGCCCGTTTTCacgaaaagaaatttgtgatTCGACCCACGAATTGAATATCAGCAATCTTATGTGGTTGTGTTTTATTGATCAATTTTCTATGATTTTGTATGTGGTGCCTTTAACCATTTTATTGTCTTCTATATATGTGCCACATCAATCATAAAaaggtttcataaaaaaaatgtaatatagggtttacttttttattttttggctgATTATAGGGTTACTTTTATTCAACGTCCGTTTGCACGAAAAGTCACatgaaaaataggaaaaataacaAGTGGAAATTATAATGCTAGAGAGGGGCTTTCTTCAGAAATTAAAGTTGCATTGGCATTTATCTCATGAGAAAAAGGCGATTCTTCCTATCAAAACTGTATAATCATGATTATAAAACGTTTTATGGGAAAACTACATCACGAGCTTTAAAAATTTCGCATTTTTAAGCAttgttattatttcatttagttCTTCCACCCAAACAGTTTATATGCTTTGAATTAATTTTGGGttccatttcaaaatatatatatatatatatatatatatatatatatatatatatatatatatatatataaagtactaTAAGGAAATGTTCTTATTTAAAGGGTACTTTTCAGAGTTCGATTTTGAAGAAAATGAGAggagaataaatttttttatttctaataaatattttctaatttaataatttttatggttATTAGTATCTTTGTGAATTAGTAATTGGTCCACCATTCTTGAGAAAAATACTTAGttattcacaattttttttgttgtaaataagataataaaataatgacacTATTAACAAGAAAACTataataaatactattttttattttaaatatttttttttgttgattctaatgtatatatatatatatatatatatatatatatatatatattcaatgctattattaatcaataaattttatttttgcacGCATTATTGATGTTGATGtgttatactaaaaaaaaacatcattttgtTACCAATATGGTGATAATATACACACAAAAAAcatgaatgataaaatttaaaaaaaattagatgataaaatttacaaaataataatagttaaatgataaaaatatacaattaaataaaaaatataatataaatgaaatataagaCATATTTTTAGAGTTAAATTGTCATGTTTATTAGTGAAAATAAAGGTTTCTCATTGGTAGTTATTTCCTATTTTGGTGATGACATGATAACTTTACTCTTAGCTAAGATATTCATTTGCATTTATTACGTGTGCAAGTTAATTTTTGTAACACTAGCGTTGACCTTGGTCAACAGTTGTGAAGTCAAGATGCCTTAGTGTTTAGGCCCGGGAGAGTTATTATACGGATTAGGCTTAAGCCCAATCCTTAATAGCAGCCCCTAGCTTGGTATGATTGCAAGGCAAGCATGTCAAGTCATCAGCTTGAAATTGTTCAAAATTAGACTTCACCTTTTGTGTGTGTAATTTTTCCTATCATTTTTTGTGTGTATTTATTACCATCGTTTAACTATTTCGGTTAATCGATGGTTTAATGCGTCTACATTTATTGTTCCTTATTCTCTGTGTAACATTCTTTACTTGGTGGAGGCTATAAAATAAAGGGGCTCATTTGCTCAATCCCCATCCTTGAGCTAATCTccacatatagttaatcatttTGATTAGTGTAGTGCTTAAACTGTATCCAAAGTAATCCAATGGTTAACTTTGATGTCTTATTGATTTTACTTTGGCTCAATTTTCCATTTCCCCttagaataaaattgttttttttcctagtGATGATTTTCTATACCAACCGAACAAATTAGCTAGAATGTTGGTTCAAGAGGATCACTCAAATTGGTGTTGTCATAATACCTTGGCTGAGAAACCTTGCCTTGATCAGGTATTCCTTTTTTCTAGAATAATTGAAATGTGTAAAATACTTTATCTCTCTAGGTTTTCCTTTCTCAGGTAATACTTAatctaggtttttttttaattaccaaatATTAATCTAttagttttgttagaaatatCAGTGAGGAGAAATTTGAACCAACAGATCTCTCTTCCTTAATCTAGGTTGGTTTCATTTATTGAGGGATCTTTGATTAGATCTAGGTGCACCGCAGTCTTCAACTTTGGCTAGTCAAGTTTGTGGTTTTATTGATAGAGCAAGAGAGGAAAGTGCGAAAGTATCCTAATTCTAGACATTAGGTAGTGCTTTCAGAGGGCATATTGTCAAActtggaaaaataaattttaaatctgcAACTGGGAAGGCATGTTAACCTGCTTGCTACACTATGGAGGAAGGCAAATAATAGATGTCAACAAGTAGAAATCGAGAAAGGATGTCGTTGCACTCTGTACCATGCTATTTTCTACTTTCCTAAATGTAATCAAACTATCCAAAGTGTGTTTATTACttattaactaaaaatagtCTTTGGTGTAGATCAACCGAGATGGTAGTATTTACAAGTACTGCGAAAgggttgtaattttgtaataaataaatattatctatGTGATTCTTCATAGTAGTATACGAGTTCAAaactttgatttaatttattcttcgTGAGGATCAAACTCATCTTTGTCTTTCCTAATTGTAACATTATCTTAACCTTTATCTATGCATATTCTTGCATGTCTTTAATAATACAAACCGGAAATTTTAATTAGGctcctaatttttttatctttcgtgGGAGTTATTTGTAACTACCTTAAGGTTTTGTGCGacaattataataattcaaatgtgggtatttttttttatacatgagAAAGCAACAAACTATCTAAACTCAACTATATTCAAATGTGAGTATGAAATTCCTTTAATACACTTATGTTTGAAGTTTATAATGACGATTTTTCCTCATATACTTTACTATAATATTGTTGACcccatttttattgttattacttTTTCACAAAGCAACTTCTttctcatttcaattttttcttttaatgttcTTCGTTTTTCTAATGTTTGCATATTTGTAGGATTTACCTtccctttctccttttttttttcttcctatggTTTTTTGAAAACAGCCAAAAATATTATTGCTGAGTACAAGAAGTACCAAAAGGGATAACAATGGTAGTTCTGTGGAGATTATTGTAGAACCACCACCACTGTGGCCTGAATTTGGTCACGATGCATCTTAtcttattataagaaaaacttAAGATCGAATAATAGGGCTAGTTAAATACTAGGGTTCCACCAAATgaaaaatttcagaactaacAAGTTTGATGTAAAATGCTaacaacacttttttttagcACACTCTTTAATGAACTGGGTCCACTTATGATTTAGTGATTGGATtgaattttacaaattatttttacaaaccCAACTCAACCCCTACATGATCACtactataaaatttgaataactttGGACATCAACTCTAGCTATAGCATTGTGATTTAATTGATGAATAATCACCCAAAACTGAAAATAGACTGGTTAGAAGACTCAACTGcttctaataaaatatattgcagAATCTGTAAGGACACCATCTCTCTTCATTGTAACATTCCAAACAGTGATGAGTGGTACATTGTTGCACATTAATTGAGATGCTCACGAGAATCGCGCTTCATGTTTCTTATTCTTCAGAGTTAGAAGGTTATATATAACCATTGGTTGCTTAAACGCTCATGTGTCTTAACTTAAAGGCATTACTAAGCTTTAATATTGTTCAGTTATGTTCTTTTGTTTCTAAAGACTATCGTCACTATCCCATCATGATCGAAAAATCTCCATTGAATCTTATATAATAGTGACCCCTATCCCCATATTATACTGCTACGCCAAGAGCATGATCTATcacatttttcagaaaaaagccaaaaaattaaattggtgTTATCTAGGTCCATGATCTAGAGTATCCAAACTTTAAAATGCTAAATTTCATAACaagctaattaattaattaacatccaagggaagaaaaataaaaatagattataaCGCAAGTTCTGCAATTTCAATAtctaattatcatatatatctcAACAACAATAAGAACATAAATTTATGTCATAAAACTTCCTAATGCTGGAGAAAGGGGGATTCACAAGTTCTTCTGCTAATGTGGAACAGAGAAATTAATGCATCAAAAGAACTTTTACCCCTTTGGTTTCCACTTTCCCATATTTCCTTTCCCTCAGTAGTATATTAATATAGCACAATGAATATCTAGTGAAAGGAAATGGAAACAAAAGACACATAAACCTCGGTTCTATGATTCTACCAACTAATTAGATCAGGAAGAGCTTGATGGTGATGAACAGGAACATAAGGTACGATGCTATATGATTCCTCAAAAGGGTTGGTTGTGGTGCCAATTATATCCTTTGCACCATTATTAGATACATTATCCATTCCTTTAGCACCAACGATtacatgatcatcatcaaacaCCTCCCATTGTTGCGTGATCACGGTCATTAAACCATTCTCTGACTCCTCCTGTTGCGAAACCATTGCAGTGGAAGAACAATCTCTCACCACAATGGCCTTATTATTATCCTCATCATTTCCCACAAAACCACAACCCTTCTTGGAAGAAGCACCATTGATTATCCTCTCAAGATCTTGAATATCTTCCGGTGAAATTCTATCAATCTTAGGGCACTGAGATGCATTGAGGACCCCAATATCCTTGCACAAGTCAAAGAACAAAGATATCTCCTCCACTTGAATCGATGCTTTCTGAAGAACCTGGAGGCCAATATTCGCTTCCATCTTCCCACCAACCTCATATATCCTCACCAAAACTTTTGCAATCTTGTTGCAAAACTTACTATACACACCAAAAACCTCGACTATGATACAATCCATAGCCTCAAGAATCAAACCAATGTTCAAATTCTCATCCTTTGGCCTGATCTGGAGAAGCATGTCAATCATCCCTTGCAACTTTTGCAGCTTCTCAAGCTCTTCCATCAACgtctcctccacctcctccGTCTTCTTGTTATTACTAACATTCTTCTTCTGCTTAACCTCGGAGGACACAAACGATGACCTCTGATCCAAATAGGCGAAATAAGCGCGAACGAAACCGTTGAAGCTCCAAGCCTTTGCAGGGCTCAAGTGTCCATCGGAGAAGTTTGAGAGGTCAAAGGGTAACCTCCCCATGCGGTTCACAACGGGAATGTCACAGCAGTAAATGCCATGGATGAGCATCAAGCCTTTGAGCGCCACGACCCAGCTTCGAGTCTTTTGCATGCGCATGGAGAGGGCCCACACGAGAGGCTTCAGGTACAAGGGTGAAGTTCGTAACCACTGGAACACTCTTTGCACGTTCTTTGAATCTATGTGGTGATCGTCGTGGCTCGTTGCCTTGATTACCACGGTTTCTAAATCAGGGTTGTGGAGTGGACCCTTTCGTGAGAATTTTGCAGCCCAAATGCTGTTCTTGTCCTTGATGGCTCCACTCGCTCTTTCAAATACCCTCATTTTTTCCCCTCTCTTAATTTGTcgatcaaggttttaaatatcaATCACGATCACGTTTGTTGATATCAAGGACAAATGCAACTGATGTGATTCCAATTGTGATCGCAGACCTTTAAAAATCACGATCACGTTTTTTAAAATCctgttgattattttgatatctGCAAAATAATACTGATGGTGATGGTGAGGTTGGTCGAAAATTAACAAAGGTTAAGGTGATGgtggtgttttcttcaccaccTTCAACCTTTGCTTCTTTCTCTAGTTGAAAactttttgtctttatttttattgtcttCAGATTTGTATATGTTTGTTTGAATTTGTGAATTGTCTGTGTGATTGGGACGTGTGGATGATAGGGGGGCAACAACGCAAACACAAAGGTTTCATGTGTTGGTTTTGTACGTACAA contains:
- the LOC100791533 gene encoding protein BASIC PENTACYSTEINE2 — translated: MDDDVLNMPNWGYYEPFRGGHLGLQLMPGMTERDTKPFLPGRDPAMLMGANGTFHPRDCVVSEAPMPLNYVRDSWINQRDRFFHMQQPTNPNYAVLPETSGAPNLKIIQPPDTSRDEKVDRVEEVVVKKELGKSKKRHTKGALSTPKAKKPRKPKDNSNVPVQRAKPPKKTMELVINGIDMDISDLPIPVCSCTGAPQQCYRWGCGGWQSACCTTNVSIYPLPMSMKRRGARIAGRKMSQGAFKKVLEKLAAEGYNFANPIDLKTHWARHGTNKFVTIR
- the LOC100785000 gene encoding putative clathrin assembly protein At1g25240, whose protein sequence is MRVFERASGAIKDKNSIWAAKFSRKGPLHNPDLETVVIKATSHDDHHIDSKNVQRVFQWLRTSPLYLKPLVWALSMRMQKTRSWVVALKGLMLIHGIYCCDIPVVNRMGRLPFDLSNFSDGHLSPAKAWSFNGFVRAYFAYLDQRSSFVSSEVKQKKNVSNNKKTEEVEETLMEELEKLQKLQGMIDMLLQIRPKDENLNIGLILEAMDCIIVEVFGVYSKFCNKIAKVLVRIYEVGGKMEANIGLQVLQKASIQVEEISLFFDLCKDIGVLNASQCPKIDRISPEDIQDLERIINGASSKKGCGFVGNDEDNNKAIVVRDCSSTAMVSQQEESENGLMTVITQQWEVFDDDHVIVGAKGMDNVSNNGAKDIIGTTTNPFEESYSIVPYVPVHHHQALPDLISW